In Azospirillaceae bacterium, a genomic segment contains:
- the dnaJ gene encoding molecular chaperone DnaJ, whose amino-acid sequence MAKQDYYELLGVAKTATADDLKKAYRKLAMQYHPDRNQGDKAAEQKFKEVSEAYEVLKDEQKRAAYDRFGHAAFENGGGRPGAGPGGFDFGSGFADIFEEMFGDFMGGRRGGPQGPGRGSDLRYNLEISLEDAFKGSSTTVRVPTSVACDVCSGTGAESGTQPVTCPTCNGAGKVRAQQGFFTIERTCPACSGAGRVIKDPCRNCGGAGRVRKEKTLQVNIPAGVEDGTRIRLTGEGEAGARGAPPGDLYIFLAIAPHTMFLRDGANIQCRVPIPMTTAALGGTVEVPTIDGSRARVSIPPGTQSGHQFRLKGKGMSVLRSTQRGDMYVTALVETPVNLNKRQQELMREFEKAGEEKGGTHPESEGFFAKVKELWADLKE is encoded by the coding sequence ATGGCGAAGCAGGATTATTACGAACTATTGGGCGTGGCGAAGACCGCCACCGCCGATGACCTGAAAAAAGCCTACCGTAAGCTCGCGATGCAGTATCACCCTGATCGTAATCAGGGCGACAAGGCGGCCGAGCAGAAGTTCAAGGAAGTCAGCGAGGCCTATGAGGTCCTGAAGGACGAGCAGAAGCGGGCGGCCTACGACCGCTTCGGCCATGCCGCCTTCGAGAACGGTGGCGGGCGTCCCGGCGCCGGTCCCGGCGGCTTCGATTTCGGCAGCGGTTTCGCCGACATCTTCGAAGAGATGTTCGGTGATTTCATGGGCGGGCGCCGTGGCGGCCCCCAGGGCCCCGGCCGTGGCAGCGACCTGCGCTACAACCTGGAAATCTCGCTGGAGGATGCCTTCAAGGGCAGTTCCACCACCGTGCGGGTCCCAACCTCGGTGGCGTGCGACGTTTGCAGTGGCACCGGTGCCGAGTCGGGTACGCAGCCCGTGACCTGCCCCACCTGTAACGGTGCCGGCAAGGTGCGGGCCCAGCAGGGCTTCTTCACCATCGAACGCACCTGCCCCGCCTGCTCGGGTGCCGGGCGGGTGATCAAGGACCCCTGCCGCAACTGCGGTGGTGCCGGCCGGGTGCGCAAGGAAAAGACCCTGCAGGTCAACATCCCCGCCGGTGTCGAGGACGGCACCCGCATCCGCCTGACGGGTGAGGGCGAGGCGGGGGCAAGGGGGGCGCCGCCGGGCGACCTCTACATCTTCCTGGCCATCGCCCCGCACACCATGTTCCTGCGCGACGGCGCCAACATCCAATGCCGCGTGCCCATTCCCATGACCACGGCGGCCCTGGGCGGCACGGTCGAGGTGCCGACCATCGACGGCAGCCGCGCCCGCGTCTCCATCCCGCCGGGCACCCAGAGCGGGCACCAGTTCCGCCTGAAGGGCAAGGGCATGAGCGTGCTGCGCAGCACCCAGCGCGGCGACATGTACGTGACGGCCCTGGTGGAAACGCCGGTCAACCTGAACAAGCGCCAGCAGGAGCTGATGCGTGAGTTCGAGAAGGCCGGTGAGGAAAAGGGCGGCACCCATCCCGAGTCGGAAGGCTTCTTCGCCAAGGTGAAGGAGTTGTGGGCCGACCTGAAGGAGTGA
- a CDS encoding TIGR00730 family Rossman fold protein: MQRLCVFCGSSPGYDPRFLEAARGLGHALAAAGIGLVYGGASVGLMGAVADAVLEKGGSVIGVIPEALVAKEVAHKSLPDLRVVASMHERKALMAELSDGFIALPGGIGTFEELFEVWTWAQLGHHQKPCAIYNVAGFYDGLATFLDGVVAAGFMKQNHRDMLVAADTADSLLAKLRAYEPPAVTKWIKAEER, encoded by the coding sequence ATGCAGCGTCTGTGCGTCTTCTGCGGTTCCAGCCCCGGCTACGATCCGCGCTTCCTTGAGGCCGCGCGCGGCTTGGGCCATGCCTTGGCTGCCGCCGGCATCGGCCTGGTCTACGGCGGCGCCTCGGTCGGCCTGATGGGGGCCGTGGCCGATGCCGTGCTGGAAAAGGGCGGCAGCGTCATCGGCGTGATCCCCGAGGCGCTGGTGGCGAAGGAGGTGGCGCATAAAAGCCTGCCTGACCTGCGCGTCGTCGCCTCCATGCACGAACGCAAGGCCCTGATGGCCGAACTGTCGGACGGCTTCATCGCCCTGCCCGGCGGCATCGGCACGTTCGAGGAATTGTTCGAGGTCTGGACCTGGGCCCAGCTGGGCCACCACCAGAAGCCCTGCGCCATCTACAACGTCGCCGGCTTCTACGACGGCCTGGCGACCTTCCTGGACGGCGTGGTGGCGGCCGGCTTCATGAAGCAGAACCACCGCGACATGCTGGTGGCGGCCGACACGGCCGACAGCCTGCTGGCCAAGCTGCGGGCGTATGAGCCGCCGGCCGTGACCAAGTGGATCAAGGCGGAGGAGCGGTGA
- a CDS encoding histidine triad nucleotide-binding protein, whose product MSYDPNNIFARILRGEIPCKKAHEDDHVLAFHDIHPQAPTHILVIPKGAYVSAADFAAKASDAEIAAFTRAVGRIAAEAGVEATGYRLISNHGADSHQEVPHYHVHILGGRQLGRLVTPL is encoded by the coding sequence ATGTCCTATGATCCCAACAACATCTTCGCCCGCATCCTGCGTGGCGAGATCCCGTGCAAGAAGGCGCATGAGGACGACCACGTCCTGGCCTTCCACGACATCCACCCCCAGGCGCCGACCCACATCCTGGTGATCCCCAAGGGCGCCTACGTCAGCGCCGCCGACTTCGCGGCCAAGGCCAGCGACGCCGAGATCGCCGCCTTCACCCGCGCCGTGGGCCGCATCGCCGCCGAGGCCGGGGTGGAAGCCACGGGCTATCGCCTGATTTCCAACCACGGTGCCGACAGCCACCAGGAAGTGCCGCACTACCACGTCCACATCCTGGGCGGCCGGCAGCTGGGCCGGCTGGTGACGCCACTGTAA
- a CDS encoding phosphoribosyl-ATP diphosphatase has protein sequence MSETGTDILGALYATILARKGADPETSHTARLFSRGTAKIAQKVGEEAVEAVIEAMRGDREKLASESADLLYHLLVLWADAGLTPDDVYAVLAGRQGISGIAEKNSRKD, from the coding sequence ATGAGCGAGACCGGTACCGACATCCTGGGGGCTCTTTACGCCACCATCCTGGCACGCAAGGGCGCCGATCCCGAGACGTCCCATACCGCCCGGCTGTTCAGCCGGGGCACCGCCAAGATCGCCCAGAAGGTGGGCGAGGAGGCGGTGGAGGCGGTGATCGAGGCCATGCGCGGCGACCGCGAAAAGCTGGCCTCGGAATCCGCCGACCTGCTTTACCATCTGCTGGTGCTGTGGGCCGACGCCGGCCTGACGCCCGACGACGTCTATGCCGTGCTGGCCGGCCGGCAGGGCATCAGCGGCATCGCGGAAAAGAACAGCCGCAAGGACTGA
- the hisA gene encoding 1-(5-phosphoribosyl)-5-[(5-phosphoribosylamino)methylideneamino]imidazole-4-carboxamide isomerase, translating into MIVFPAIDLKDGACVRLVRGDMEQATVFNTDPADQAARFAAQGFEWLHLVDLNGAFAGRPVNGDAVAAILKRVKLPVQLGGGIRDIATIEDWLNRGVERVILGTIAVRDPELVKEACRLFPGRVAVGIDARDGRVAVEGWAEASDLKALDLALKFEDAGVAAIIYTDIDRDGALGGVNVDATADLASHLTTPVIASGGVSSIADLAALKRQEDTGIVGVICGRALYDGRIDPAAAVSLLNSPQETV; encoded by the coding sequence ATGATTGTTTTTCCGGCCATCGACCTTAAGGACGGCGCCTGCGTGCGCCTTGTGCGCGGCGACATGGAACAGGCCACGGTGTTCAACACCGACCCGGCCGACCAGGCAGCGCGTTTCGCCGCCCAGGGTTTCGAATGGCTGCACCTGGTGGACCTGAACGGCGCCTTCGCCGGCCGGCCGGTGAACGGCGACGCCGTGGCCGCCATCCTGAAGCGGGTGAAGCTGCCGGTGCAGCTGGGCGGCGGCATCCGCGACATCGCCACCATCGAGGACTGGCTGAACCGCGGCGTGGAACGCGTGATCCTGGGCACCATCGCCGTGCGTGATCCCGAGCTGGTGAAAGAGGCCTGCCGCCTGTTCCCCGGCCGCGTGGCGGTGGGCATCGACGCCCGCGACGGCCGCGTGGCGGTGGAGGGCTGGGCCGAGGCGTCGGACCTGAAGGCCCTGGACCTGGCCCTGAAGTTCGAGGACGCGGGCGTCGCCGCCATCATCTATACCGACATCGACCGCGACGGCGCCCTGGGCGGTGTCAACGTGGACGCGACGGCGGACCTGGCCTCGCACCTGACCACGCCGGTCATCGCGTCGGGCGGCGTGTCCAGCATCGCCGACCTGGCTGCCCTGAAGCGGCAGGAGGACACCGGCATCGTCGGCGTCATCTGCGGCCGCGCGCTGTATGACGGCCGCATCGACCCGGCGGCGGCGGTCAGCCTGCTGAACAGTCCACAGGAGACCGTGTGA
- a CDS encoding GNAT family N-acetyltransferase: MSGAQQPVTAPPAGQISVEMVERVRPGDLDDLCDAADLAIRDGGGFGWVAPPAREAMERYWKGVMVVPERALFIGRLDGVIAGSVQLVRPTRNNEAQSFACTLTTSFVAPWARGHGLARALTLAVEQEARARGFRILNLDVRATQVAAIALYRAMGYTEWGNHPHYARVDGQDVPGLFFYKDLTAVGQAPETPGPNPTGPTETGRQEDRPLNPQGVQGEP; this comes from the coding sequence ATGTCCGGTGCCCAACAGCCGGTGACCGCCCCACCCGCCGGCCAGATCAGCGTCGAGATGGTGGAACGCGTGCGCCCCGGCGACCTGGATGATCTGTGCGATGCCGCCGATCTGGCCATCCGCGACGGCGGTGGTTTCGGCTGGGTGGCGCCGCCGGCGCGCGAGGCGATGGAGCGCTACTGGAAAGGCGTGATGGTGGTGCCGGAGCGGGCGCTGTTCATCGGCCGCCTGGACGGCGTCATCGCCGGCTCCGTCCAGCTGGTGCGCCCGACCCGCAACAATGAGGCGCAAAGCTTCGCCTGCACCCTGACCACCAGCTTCGTCGCCCCCTGGGCGCGCGGTCACGGCCTGGCCCGCGCCCTGACGCTGGCGGTGGAGCAGGAGGCACGGGCGCGTGGCTTCCGCATCCTGAACCTGGACGTGCGCGCCACGCAGGTGGCGGCCATCGCCCTCTACCGCGCCATGGGCTACACCGAATGGGGCAACCATCCCCATTATGCGCGGGTGGACGGCCAGGACGTGCCCGGCCTGTTCTTCTACAAGGACCTGACCGCTGTCGGCCAGGCGCCAGAAACCCCTGGCCCGAACCCAACCGGGCCGACCGAAACCGGCCGGCAGGAAGACCGGCCCCTTAATCCCCAGGGAGTGCAGGGCGAGCCATGA
- the hisH gene encoding imidazole glycerol phosphate synthase subunit HisH produces MALIDYGSGNLRSAAKAVERAAHEAGHDGLRVLVTAEPEVIAQADRIILPGVGAFADCMAGLTAVPGLRDALEQAVIRQGRPFLGICVGMQLMAKEGREHGVHPGLGWIDAVVERLVPADPALKIPHMGWNELVLDQPGHPLLAGIEAGSHVYFVHSYGLRVGDPALLKAHADYAGAIPALVGRDNLAGTQFHPEKSQATGLRLIANFLAWKP; encoded by the coding sequence GTGGCCCTGATCGACTACGGTTCCGGCAATTTGCGTTCCGCCGCCAAGGCGGTGGAACGGGCGGCGCATGAGGCCGGCCATGACGGCTTGCGCGTGCTGGTCACGGCCGAGCCCGAGGTGATCGCCCAGGCCGACCGCATCATCCTGCCGGGCGTGGGCGCCTTCGCCGACTGCATGGCCGGGCTGACCGCCGTGCCGGGCCTGCGCGACGCGCTGGAACAGGCGGTGATCCGCCAGGGCCGCCCCTTCCTGGGCATCTGCGTCGGCATGCAGTTGATGGCCAAAGAGGGCCGCGAACATGGCGTGCACCCGGGCCTGGGCTGGATCGATGCGGTGGTGGAACGGTTGGTTCCGGCCGACCCCGCCCTGAAGATCCCGCACATGGGCTGGAACGAGCTGGTGCTGGACCAGCCGGGCCACCCTCTGCTGGCCGGCATCGAGGCCGGATCGCACGTCTATTTCGTCCATTCCTATGGGCTGAGGGTGGGCGACCCCGCCCTGCTGAAGGCCCACGCGGACTATGCCGGCGCCATCCCGGCCCTGGTGGGCCGCGACAACCTGGCCGGCACGCAGTTCCACCCGGAAAAAAGCCAGGCCACCGGCCTGCGGCTGATCGCCAATTTCCTGGCCTGGAAGCCCTGA
- the hisB gene encoding imidazoleglycerol-phosphate dehydratase HisB — protein sequence MDRNEPSGARSSTVERKTKETQISVTVDLDGTGRYDVSTGIGFLDHMLEQLSRHSLIDLTVRAVGDLHIDFHHTTEDTGIAIGEAVAKALGDRRGINRYGHAYIPMDETLTRAAIDLSNRPYLIWKVHFTRDKLGEMDTELFKEWFQAFAFASGSTLHMENLYGENNHHIVESCYKALARALRAAIEIDPRKADAVPSTKGVLGGTL from the coding sequence ATGGACAGGAACGAACCATCGGGCGCCCGCAGCAGCACTGTGGAGCGCAAGACCAAGGAAACGCAGATCAGCGTGACCGTGGATCTCGACGGTACCGGGCGCTACGACGTCTCGACCGGTATCGGCTTTCTTGACCACATGCTGGAGCAGCTGTCCCGCCATTCGCTGATCGATCTGACGGTCCGCGCGGTGGGCGACCTGCACATCGATTTCCATCATACGACCGAGGATACCGGCATCGCCATCGGCGAGGCCGTGGCCAAGGCCCTGGGCGACCGGCGCGGCATCAACCGTTATGGCCACGCCTACATCCCGATGGATGAGACGCTGACCCGCGCGGCCATCGACCTGTCCAACCGGCCCTACCTGATCTGGAAGGTCCATTTCACCCGCGACAAGCTGGGCGAGATGGACACGGAACTGTTCAAGGAATGGTTCCAGGCCTTCGCCTTCGCCTCCGGCTCCACCCTGCACATGGAAAATCTGTACGGGGAGAACAACCACCACATCGTGGAGAGTTGTTACAAGGCGCTGGCCCGGGCGTTGCGCGCCGCCATCGAGATCGACCCGCGCAAGGCCGACGCCGTGCCGTCCACCAAGGGCGTGCTGGGCGGCACGCTCTGA
- the hslV gene encoding ATP-dependent protease subunit HslV, with translation MSDYGKTHDPIQWHGTTILSIRKNGQVVVAGDGQVSVGSTVMKSNARKVRPLAGGSVMAGFAGATADAMTLFERLEAKLEQYPGQLTRAAVELAKDWRTDRYLRRLEAMMAVADKHASLILTGNGDVLEPEDGIIGIGSGGAYALAAARALIDLPDMDAEAIARKALGIAADICVYTNRNVTLEKL, from the coding sequence ATGTCCGACTACGGCAAGACCCACGACCCCATCCAGTGGCACGGCACCACCATCCTTTCCATCCGCAAGAACGGGCAGGTGGTGGTGGCGGGCGACGGCCAGGTGTCGGTGGGCAGCACGGTGATGAAGTCCAACGCCCGCAAGGTGCGCCCGCTGGCCGGCGGCAGCGTCATGGCCGGCTTCGCCGGTGCCACCGCCGACGCCATGACCCTGTTCGAACGGCTGGAGGCCAAGCTGGAACAGTATCCGGGCCAGCTGACCCGGGCCGCGGTGGAACTGGCCAAGGACTGGCGCACCGACCGCTACCTGCGCCGGCTTGAGGCCATGATGGCCGTGGCCGACAAGCACGCCAGCCTGATCCTGACCGGCAACGGCGACGTGCTGGAGCCGGAGGACGGCATCATCGGCATCGGCTCCGGCGGCGCCTACGCCCTGGCCGCCGCCCGCGCCCTGATCGACCTGCCCGACATGGATGCCGAGGCCATCGCCCGCAAGGCCCTGGGCATCGCGGCCGACATCTGCGTCTACACCAACCGCAACGTCACCCTGGAAAAGCTGTGA
- the hslU gene encoding ATP-dependent protease ATPase subunit HslU: MTSFSPREIVSELDRYIVGQKDAKRAVAIALRNRWRRQQLPDALKEEVLPKNILMIGPTGVGKTEIARRLAKLAQAPFLKVEATKFTEVGYVGRDVEQIVRDLVEIAIGLTRQRLRKEVAAKAELRAEERVLDALVGDSASAETRQKFRKMLREGQLNDKEIEIQVQDNAASAPAFDIPGMPGGSMSMVNLGDIFGKAFAGRTKPRRMTVSESHTVLMAEESDKLLDNETVVADAIHAVEQNGIVFLDEIDKITARSENRGGGDVSREGVQRDLLPLIEGTTVNTKHGAVKTDHILFIASGAFHVAKPSDLLPELQGRLPIRVELKALTEEDFRRILTEPEASLIKQYVALLKTEDVDLSFTDDAIDELARLAVQINSTVENIGARRLHTVLERLLEEISFTAADQAGTAVAIDAAYVREKVSDLAKNADLSKFIL, translated from the coding sequence ATGACCTCGTTCTCCCCCCGCGAAATCGTTTCCGAACTCGACCGCTACATCGTCGGCCAGAAGGACGCCAAGCGCGCCGTGGCCATAGCGCTGCGCAACCGCTGGCGCCGCCAGCAATTGCCCGACGCCTTGAAGGAGGAGGTTCTGCCCAAGAACATTCTCATGATCGGGCCCACCGGCGTCGGCAAGACGGAGATCGCCCGCCGCCTGGCCAAGCTGGCCCAGGCCCCCTTCCTGAAGGTGGAGGCCACTAAGTTCACGGAAGTGGGCTATGTCGGCCGCGACGTGGAACAGATCGTCCGCGACCTGGTGGAAATCGCCATCGGCCTGACCCGCCAGCGCCTGCGCAAGGAGGTGGCGGCCAAGGCCGAACTGCGCGCCGAGGAACGGGTGCTGGACGCCCTGGTGGGTGACAGCGCCTCGGCCGAAACGCGGCAGAAGTTCCGCAAGATGCTGCGCGAGGGCCAACTGAACGACAAGGAGATCGAAATCCAGGTGCAGGACAACGCCGCGTCGGCACCGGCGTTCGACATCCCCGGCATGCCCGGCGGGTCCATGAGCATGGTCAACTTGGGCGACATCTTCGGCAAGGCCTTCGCCGGCCGCACCAAGCCGCGCCGCATGACCGTGTCGGAAAGCCACACCGTGCTGATGGCGGAGGAATCCGACAAGCTGCTGGATAACGAGACGGTGGTGGCCGACGCCATCCACGCCGTGGAGCAGAACGGCATCGTCTTCCTGGATGAGATCGACAAGATCACCGCGCGTTCCGAAAATCGCGGCGGCGGCGACGTCAGCCGTGAGGGCGTGCAGCGCGACCTCCTGCCTCTGATCGAGGGCACGACGGTCAACACCAAGCATGGCGCGGTGAAGACCGACCACATCCTGTTCATCGCGTCCGGCGCCTTCCACGTGGCCAAGCCGTCCGACCTGCTGCCCGAGTTGCAGGGCCGCCTGCCCATCCGGGTGGAACTGAAGGCCCTGACGGAGGAAGACTTCCGCCGCATCCTGACGGAGCCGGAGGCCAGCCTGATCAAGCAGTACGTGGCCCTGCTGAAGACGGAGGACGTGGACCTCAGCTTCACCGACGACGCCATTGATGAGTTGGCCCGCCTGGCGGTGCAGATCAACAGCACGGTGGAAAACATCGGTGCCCGCCGCCTGCACACCGTGCTGGAACGCCTGCTGGAGGAAATCAGCTTCACCGCCGCCGACCAAGCGGGCACCGCTGTCGCCATCGACGCGGCCTATGTGCGGGAGAAGGTGTCGGACCTCGCCAAGAACGCCGACCTCAGCAAGTTCATCCTGTAA
- a CDS encoding dicarboxylate/amino acid:cation symporter yields the protein MQQKRFTLFVLGAMALGIATGAVGHSLPAADAASLSGTLSIVTDIFLRLIKMIIAPLVFSTLVVGIAHMEDVAAIGRVGVKTLGWFLLAGIVSLVLGLVMVQILEPGVGMSLPDPTSGGKAPDAAVFTLKNFIEHTVPRSVVEAMANNEILQIVVFSIFAGIAIASVKEKVPAVVHLVEQIATVMLKITSYVMMFAPLAIFAALAATVTTQGLGVLGSYVKFVGGFYLTMALLWLVLLAAAVPFLGGRVRELVAAIRQPVLLAFSTASSEAAYPRTLERLQAFGAARKIVSFVLPLGYSFNLDGSMIYCTFATMFIAQAYGIHISIGQQVEMLGLLLLTSKGIAGVPRASLVVIAAALPFFHIPAEGMVLVLAVDHLLDMGRSATNVVGVSVAAAVIAKWEGVLGRGHLADGEEDI from the coding sequence ATGCAGCAAAAGCGCTTCACCCTGTTCGTGCTGGGCGCCATGGCCCTGGGCATCGCGACGGGGGCGGTGGGGCACAGCCTGCCGGCGGCGGATGCCGCGTCCCTGTCCGGCACCCTGTCCATCGTCACCGACATCTTCCTGCGCCTGATCAAGATGATCATCGCCCCCCTGGTGTTTTCCACCCTGGTGGTGGGCATCGCCCACATGGAGGACGTGGCCGCCATCGGCCGGGTGGGGGTGAAGACGCTGGGCTGGTTCCTGCTGGCCGGCATCGTCTCGCTGGTCCTGGGCCTGGTGATGGTGCAGATCCTGGAACCCGGGGTGGGCATGTCCCTGCCCGACCCCACCAGCGGCGGCAAGGCGCCGGACGCCGCCGTCTTCACCCTGAAGAACTTCATCGAGCATACGGTGCCCCGCTCGGTGGTCGAGGCGATGGCCAATAACGAGATCCTGCAGATCGTCGTCTTTTCCATCTTCGCCGGCATCGCCATCGCGTCGGTGAAGGAAAAAGTGCCGGCGGTGGTGCATCTGGTGGAACAGATCGCCACCGTCATGCTGAAGATCACCAGCTACGTCATGATGTTCGCGCCGCTGGCCATCTTCGCCGCATTGGCAGCCACGGTGACGACCCAGGGGCTGGGCGTGCTGGGCAGCTATGTCAAGTTCGTCGGCGGCTTCTACCTGACCATGGCGCTGCTGTGGCTGGTGCTGCTGGCGGCGGCGGTGCCCTTCCTCGGCGGCCGGGTGCGCGAACTGGTGGCGGCCATCCGCCAGCCGGTGCTGCTGGCCTTTTCCACCGCCAGTTCGGAAGCCGCCTACCCCCGCACCCTGGAGCGCCTTCAGGCCTTTGGCGCCGCCCGCAAGATCGTCAGTTTCGTCCTGCCGCTGGGGTATTCGTTCAACCTCGACGGCTCGATGATCTACTGCACCTTCGCCACCATGTTCATCGCCCAGGCCTATGGCATCCACATCAGCATCGGCCAGCAGGTGGAGATGCTGGGCCTGCTGCTGCTGACCAGCAAGGGCATCGCCGGCGTGCCGCGCGCCTCGCTGGTGGTGATCGCGGCAGCCCTGCCCTTCTTCCACATCCCGGCGGAGGGCATGGTGCTGGTGTTGGCGGTGGATCACCTGTTGGACATGGGCCGCAGCGCCACCAACGTGGTGGGCGTTTCCGTGGCCGCCGCCGTCATCGCCAAGTGGGAAGGCGTCCTGGGCCGGGGCCACCTGGCCGATGGCGAGGAAGACATCTGA
- a CDS encoding amino acid ABC transporter substrate-binding protein, translated as MAGFAALLAVAGAHAATAATTLEQVRQRGTLRCGVNTGLPGFAAPDSQGDWSGLDVDVCRAVAAAVLGDAHKVQFVPLTGRQRFNSLASGEIDLLSRNTTWTLTRDTQGMNFAPPVYYDGQAFMVRRSFKARSVRELNGATICVQQGTTTELNLADYFRSTGMTYTPLAIESLAEVVGAFFAGRCDAYTTDASALAAARAAQTVSADDYLILPELISKEPLAPAVRKGDEQWFDIVKWTVFALIEAEERGITRANVKDNLASAAPAVQRLLGVQSGAGLGRDLGLDDQWAVRIITQVGNYGEVFDHNVGRDSVLRLDRGLNALWNKGGLMYAMPIR; from the coding sequence ATGGCCGGGTTCGCGGCGTTGCTGGCGGTCGCCGGCGCGCATGCCGCCACCGCCGCCACCACCCTGGAACAGGTGCGCCAGCGCGGCACGTTGCGCTGCGGCGTCAACACCGGCCTGCCCGGCTTCGCCGCCCCCGACAGCCAGGGCGACTGGTCCGGCCTGGACGTGGACGTCTGCCGCGCCGTGGCCGCCGCCGTGCTGGGCGACGCCCACAAGGTTCAGTTCGTGCCCCTGACCGGGCGCCAGCGCTTCAACAGCCTGGCGTCGGGGGAGATCGACCTGCTGTCGCGCAACACCACCTGGACCCTGACGCGCGACACCCAGGGCATGAATTTCGCCCCGCCCGTCTATTACGACGGCCAGGCCTTCATGGTGCGCCGGTCGTTCAAGGCGCGCAGCGTGCGCGAACTGAACGGCGCCACCATCTGCGTGCAGCAGGGCACCACCACGGAATTGAACCTGGCGGACTATTTCCGGTCCACCGGCATGACCTACACGCCCCTGGCCATCGAAAGCCTGGCGGAGGTGGTGGGCGCCTTCTTCGCCGGCCGCTGCGACGCCTACACCACCGACGCCTCGGCCCTGGCCGCCGCACGGGCGGCGCAGACGGTCAGCGCCGACGATTACCTGATCCTGCCCGAACTGATCTCTAAGGAGCCGCTGGCCCCCGCCGTGCGCAAGGGCGACGAGCAATGGTTCGACATCGTCAAATGGACGGTCTTCGCCCTGATCGAGGCGGAGGAACGCGGCATCACCCGGGCCAATGTGAAGGACAATTTGGCCTCCGCAGCACCGGCCGTGCAGCGCCTGCTGGGGGTGCAGTCGGGCGCGGGCCTGGGACGCGACCTGGGCCTGGATGACCAGTGGGCGGTGCGCATCATCACCCAGGTGGGCAATTACGGCGAGGTGTTCGACCACAATGTCGGCCGGGATTCCGTGCTGCGCCTGGACCGGGGGCTGAACGCCCTGTGGAACAAGGGCGGGCTGATGTACGCCATGCCCATCCGATAA
- a CDS encoding (2Fe-2S)-binding protein, with protein MPPIKLTLNGKPWSVDADPDMPLLWAVREIAGQTGSKFGCGAAQCGACTMHVDGQPVRSCSTPIGSIAGSKVTTIEGLEGKVSKAVQDAWIKLDVVQCGYCQSGQIMSAVALLTDTPKPTDQDIDSAMSGNLCRCSTYVRIRAAIHEAAKALEI; from the coding sequence ATGCCGCCCATCAAACTCACCCTCAACGGAAAGCCCTGGTCGGTCGATGCCGACCCCGACATGCCCCTGCTGTGGGCGGTGCGGGAGATCGCGGGCCAGACCGGGTCCAAGTTCGGCTGCGGTGCCGCCCAGTGCGGCGCCTGCACCATGCATGTGGACGGCCAGCCCGTGCGCTCCTGCTCCACCCCCATCGGGTCGATCGCCGGCTCCAAGGTCACCACGATCGAGGGGTTGGAAGGCAAGGTGTCCAAGGCGGTGCAGGACGCCTGGATCAAGCTGGACGTGGTCCAGTGCGGCTATTGCCAGTCCGGCCAGATCATGTCGGCCGTGGCGCTGCTGACCGACACGCCCAAGCCTACCGACCAGGACATCGACAGTGCCATGAGCGGCAACCTCTGCCGCTGTTCGACCTATGTCCGTATCCGCGCCGCCATCCATGAGGCGGCCAAGGCGCTGGAGATCTGA